The following coding sequences are from one Candidatus Borkfalkia ceftriaxoniphila window:
- a CDS encoding Tex family protein, translating into MDILKKLTEEFPIREDRAQNIIQLIDEGNTIPFIARYRKEMTGSCDDQVLREFNDRLTYLRNLEQRKAEVAKSITEQEKMTEEIQKALDAAVTLTEVEDIYRPYKQKKKTRASVAIERGLQPLADFILAQDPNADVKAEAEKYIDEDKGVPTTDAALAGAKDIIAEIVSDDANVRKKLRNLFMRNGEIATKLVNTDKEDSKTYEMYADYSEPVAEIKSHRVLAVNRGEKEGFLKVKLLLNDEIAKRIAGASYLKNGGYSTELVKEAVDDGYDRLIFPSIEREIRAMLTESASEQAIKMFEINLKPLLMQPPVKDKVTLGLDPAYRTGCKIAVVDGTGKVLDKTVVYPTPPQNKVEEAKKKLKELINKYDVDVISIGNGTASKESEIFVADLLKELEKEVNYMVVSEAGASVYSASPLAAEEFPDFDVSERSAVSIARRLQDPLAELIKIDPKSIGVGQYQHDMDKKRLDSVLAGVLEDCVNSVGVDLNTASVSLLKYVAGLNAGIAKNIVSYREEHGRFYSRKEILKVPKLGEKAFTQCAGFLRITDGENILDNTAVHPESYKAAEKLLQLFGYSEEDVKARNISDLPEKVKKYGEEKAAKEVGLDVPTLKDIVAEIVKPGRDIRDALPKPQLRKDIMDINDLMAGMELTGTVRNVVDFGVFVDIGVHQDGLVHISEITDKYIRHPSEVLKVGQTVTVWVKDVDVKKNRIGLTMKQKKAANK; encoded by the coding sequence ATGGACATCTTAAAGAAATTGACGGAAGAATTTCCCATACGCGAGGACAGGGCTCAGAACATTATTCAGTTGATCGACGAAGGGAATACCATTCCGTTCATTGCACGGTACAGAAAGGAAATGACCGGCAGTTGCGACGACCAGGTGTTGCGCGAATTCAACGACAGGCTGACGTATCTTCGCAATCTCGAACAGCGAAAAGCGGAAGTCGCCAAGTCGATCACGGAACAGGAAAAGATGACGGAGGAAATCCAAAAAGCGCTGGACGCCGCCGTGACGCTTACGGAGGTGGAGGATATCTACCGTCCTTATAAACAGAAGAAAAAGACTCGTGCGAGCGTTGCGATCGAGCGCGGGCTGCAACCCTTGGCGGATTTTATTCTCGCACAGGATCCGAATGCCGACGTGAAGGCCGAAGCGGAAAAATACATAGACGAAGATAAGGGCGTGCCGACGACGGACGCCGCCCTTGCAGGCGCAAAGGATATCATTGCGGAAATCGTTTCCGACGATGCGAACGTGCGCAAAAAGTTGCGCAATTTGTTTATGCGCAACGGCGAGATCGCTACCAAACTCGTCAATACGGATAAAGAAGATTCCAAGACCTACGAAATGTATGCCGATTACAGCGAGCCTGTGGCGGAGATCAAGAGTCACCGCGTTCTCGCTGTCAACCGCGGCGAAAAAGAGGGGTTTTTGAAAGTCAAACTTCTTTTAAACGACGAGATCGCCAAACGTATCGCGGGTGCGTCTTATCTGAAAAACGGCGGTTATTCCACGGAACTCGTCAAGGAGGCGGTAGACGACGGATACGATCGTTTGATTTTCCCTTCCATCGAGCGCGAGATCCGCGCTATGCTGACGGAAAGTGCGAGCGAGCAGGCGATCAAAATGTTCGAGATCAACCTGAAACCGCTCCTCATGCAGCCGCCTGTCAAAGATAAAGTAACGCTCGGACTCGATCCCGCGTACAGAACGGGCTGCAAGATCGCCGTGGTCGACGGCACGGGTAAAGTGCTCGATAAGACGGTCGTCTATCCCACGCCTCCGCAGAACAAAGTCGAAGAGGCGAAAAAGAAACTCAAAGAACTGATCAATAAATACGACGTGGACGTCATCTCTATCGGGAACGGTACGGCGTCCAAGGAAAGTGAAATTTTCGTCGCCGATCTTTTAAAAGAACTGGAAAAAGAGGTCAATTATATGGTCGTCAGCGAGGCGGGGGCGAGCGTCTATTCCGCGAGTCCGCTCGCGGCGGAAGAATTTCCCGATTTCGACGTTTCCGAACGAAGCGCGGTTTCCATCGCGCGCCGCTTGCAGGATCCGTTGGCGGAACTCATCAAGATCGATCCGAAATCCATCGGCGTGGGGCAATATCAGCACGATATGGACAAAAAGCGCCTGGACAGCGTATTGGCGGGCGTTTTGGAAGACTGCGTCAACAGCGTGGGTGTAGATTTAAACACCGCGAGCGTTTCTCTTTTGAAATACGTTGCGGGGCTGAATGCGGGGATCGCGAAAAATATCGTATCGTACCGCGAGGAGCACGGCAGGTTTTATTCCCGTAAAGAAATTCTGAAAGTTCCCAAACTGGGCGAAAAGGCGTTTACCCAGTGTGCGGGATTTTTGCGCATCACCGACGGCGAAAATATTCTCGATAATACAGCCGTCCACCCTGAATCTTACAAAGCGGCGGAAAAATTGCTGCAACTGTTCGGTTACAGTGAAGAGGACGTCAAAGCGCGCAATATTTCCGACCTTCCCGAAAAAGTAAAAAAGTACGGCGAGGAAAAGGCTGCCAAGGAAGTTGGGCTGGACGTGCCCACGCTCAAAGATATCGTGGCAGAGATCGTAAAACCCGGAAGGGATATCCGCGACGCGCTGCCCAAGCCTCAACTCCGCAAAGATATCATGGATATCAACGATCTGATGGCGGGTATGGAACTTACGGGCACGGTCCGCAACGTGGTTGATTTCGGCGTGTTCGTCGATATCGGCGTGCATCAGGACGGTCTCGTGCATATCAGCGAAATTACCGATAAATATATCAGGCATCCTTCCGAGGTCTTAAAGGTCGGGCAGACGGTCACCGTATGGGTAAAGGACGTGGACGTGAAAAAGAACCGTATCGGATTGACGATGAAACAGAAAAAAGCGGCAAACAAATAA
- the lepA gene encoding translation elongation factor 4: MAKPNQFIRNFCIIAHIDHGKSTIADRIMELTGQVSERDMEDQLLDSMDLERERGITIKLTPVRMYYTAKDGNEYEFNLIDTPGHVDFTYEVSRSLAACEGAILVVDATQGIEAQTLANVYLALEHDLEIVPVINKIDLPSAEPEATKREIEDVIGLDASYAPLVSAKEGTNIQDILERICEHIPAPDGDTEAPLKALIFDSYYDNYKGVILFVRVKDGCVKVGDTIKTFRCDKMFDVTEVGVFSPKLTPKESLQAGEVGYIAASIKSILDVAVGDTVTNANVPAEQPLPGYKKVQPVVFCGIYPLDGSKFNDLKEALLKLQLNDAALIFEPDTSVALGFGFRCGFLGLLHMEIIQERIEREFNLEIITTAPSVSYLVHKTDGEAFFVDNPSHLPDPSDIEYMEEPIVKAEIYSPPEYIGSIMDLCQEKRGIFKDMTYLDEKRVKLLYSLPLNEIIYDFFDNIKSRTRGYASFDYEITGYERSDLVKLDIMLNGDVCDALSMIVHKDRAYPRGRELAENLKDAIPRQLFEIPIQAAVGGKIIARETVKAVRKDVLAKCYGGDITRKKKLLEKQKEGKKRMRSIGSVEVPSEVFMSILKTNK, encoded by the coding sequence ATGGCAAAGCCCAATCAATTTATCAGAAATTTTTGTATCATCGCGCATATAGACCACGGCAAGAGTACCATCGCGGACCGCATCATGGAACTTACGGGACAGGTGTCGGAGCGCGACATGGAAGATCAACTGCTCGATTCCATGGATCTGGAACGGGAGCGCGGCATCACCATCAAACTCACGCCCGTGCGCATGTACTATACGGCGAAAGACGGGAACGAATACGAATTCAATCTGATCGATACGCCCGGGCATGTCGATTTCACCTACGAAGTTTCGCGCTCTCTCGCCGCTTGCGAGGGCGCGATTCTGGTAGTGGACGCCACGCAGGGGATCGAGGCGCAGACGCTCGCCAACGTCTATCTGGCGCTGGAACACGATCTGGAGATCGTTCCCGTCATCAATAAAATCGACCTTCCCTCCGCCGAACCCGAGGCGACCAAACGCGAGATCGAGGACGTGATCGGTTTGGACGCTTCCTACGCGCCGCTCGTTTCCGCGAAAGAGGGCACCAATATACAGGATATTCTGGAGCGTATCTGCGAACATATCCCCGCGCCCGACGGCGACACCGAAGCGCCGCTCAAAGCGCTCATATTCGACAGTTATTATGATAACTATAAGGGTGTCATTCTCTTCGTGCGCGTCAAGGACGGTTGCGTGAAGGTGGGCGATACCATCAAAACGTTCCGCTGCGACAAGATGTTCGACGTGACGGAGGTGGGCGTATTCAGTCCCAAACTGACGCCGAAAGAGAGTTTGCAGGCAGGAGAAGTCGGTTATATCGCGGCGAGTATCAAGAGCATTCTCGACGTGGCTGTGGGCGATACGGTAACGAATGCGAACGTGCCCGCCGAACAGCCTCTGCCCGGATATAAAAAGGTGCAGCCCGTCGTATTCTGCGGCATTTATCCTCTGGACGGCAGCAAATTCAACGACCTCAAGGAGGCGCTCCTGAAATTGCAACTCAACGACGCGGCGCTCATCTTCGAACCCGATACTTCCGTCGCGCTCGGATTCGGCTTCCGCTGCGGCTTTTTGGGACTCTTGCACATGGAGATCATTCAGGAGCGGATCGAGCGAGAGTTCAATCTGGAAATTATCACGACCGCGCCGAGCGTTTCCTATCTCGTGCATAAGACGGACGGCGAAGCGTTTTTCGTGGACAACCCGTCGCATCTTCCCGATCCTTCCGATATCGAATACATGGAAGAACCCATCGTCAAGGCGGAGATATACAGTCCGCCCGAATATATCGGTTCGATCATGGATCTTTGCCAGGAAAAGCGCGGCATCTTTAAGGACATGACCTATCTGGACGAAAAGCGCGTAAAACTTCTGTATTCATTGCCGCTCAACGAGATCATTTACGATTTTTTCGATAATATCAAATCGCGCACGCGCGGATACGCGAGTTTCGATTATGAAATTACGGGTTACGAGCGGAGCGATCTCGTCAAACTGGACATCATGCTCAACGGCGACGTATGCGACGCGCTCTCCATGATCGTGCATAAAGACCGCGCCTATCCTCGCGGCAGGGAATTGGCGGAAAATCTCAAGGACGCGATTCCGCGCCAACTGTTCGAGATTCCCATTCAGGCTGCGGTGGGCGGCAAGATCATCGCCCGCGAAACGGTCAAGGCGGTGCGCAAAGACGTGCTCGCCAAATGCTACGGCGGCGATATCACCCGCAAGAAAAAACTTCTCGAAAAACAGAAAGAGGGCAAAAAGCGCATGCGCAGCATCGGCTCGGTGGAAGTGCCTTCCGAAGTGTTTATGTCTATTCTCAAAACCAATAAATAA
- a CDS encoding DNA alkylation repair protein, producing MIAYEELLEKLRENADVSFREFNAKICVLSLDRTLGVRVPALRKISKEYAALGKDELDILCRFPDDLFEVTFVKCLAVAYAKLTFEELLEYLDIVVPRIDNWAICDCFTSTLKSLRKRREEFLFYIEKCVSDEREYVQRFAYVCLLDHYTIPEYFEKEFAFMERADCSKYYVHMAVAWLLAEILVKGYGEGVKFLRSSALPAKTLNKAIQKARESYRLTDEQKNYLKTLKK from the coding sequence ATGATCGCTTATGAAGAACTTTTAGAAAAATTGCGGGAAAACGCCGACGTGTCGTTTCGGGAATTTAACGCAAAGATCTGCGTGCTTTCGCTTGATCGCACGCTCGGCGTGCGGGTTCCTGCGCTTCGGAAAATATCGAAAGAATACGCTGCGCTCGGCAAAGATGAATTGGACATTCTTTGTCGTTTCCCCGACGATCTGTTTGAGGTGACTTTCGTCAAATGTCTTGCCGTCGCATACGCGAAACTGACCTTTGAAGAACTTTTGGAATATCTGGATATCGTTGTGCCGCGTATCGACAACTGGGCGATCTGCGATTGCTTCACTTCCACGTTGAAGAGTCTTCGAAAGCGGCGCGAAGAGTTTCTTTTTTATATCGAAAAATGCGTTAGCGACGAGCGGGAGTATGTGCAGCGTTTCGCGTACGTTTGTCTTCTCGACCATTATACGATACCCGAATATTTTGAAAAAGAATTCGCGTTCATGGAACGCGCGGACTGTTCCAAATATTACGTGCACATGGCAGTGGCGTGGCTGCTTGCGGAGATCCTCGTCAAGGGCTACGGCGAAGGTGTTAAATTTTTGCGGAGCAGCGCTCTTCCTGCAAAAACGCTGAATAAAGCCATTCAGAAAGCGCGTGAATCCTATCGTCTGACCGACGAACAAAAAAATTATCTTAAAACTTTGAAAAAATAA
- a CDS encoding polysaccharide deacetylase family protein: MDGKSKLAIVTNVALALIILTVGAVCFIPLGISTAGGKSDGVYYNGNTDSDMISLMFNVYQGSEYVLDIMDSLDEYGVKATFFVGGSWADDNTEVLREIASRGHELGNHGYFHKDHDKLNAAENRQEIYLCGELVRALTDAQIKLFAPPSGAYSPTTVEVAKELGYKVIMWSKDTIDWRDHDEQLVFSRATQKASGGDLVLMHPTKHTAAALPAVLEYYKEHSLHAVTVSENISGLEKV, translated from the coding sequence TTGGACGGCAAAAGCAAACTTGCGATCGTAACCAACGTTGCGCTCGCGCTGATCATATTAACGGTCGGCGCGGTGTGTTTCATCCCGCTGGGCATTTCCACGGCGGGCGGCAAGAGCGACGGCGTTTACTATAACGGGAATACCGACAGCGATATGATCTCGCTGATGTTCAACGTCTATCAGGGATCCGAATACGTGCTCGACATCATGGATTCGTTGGATGAGTACGGCGTGAAAGCGACTTTTTTCGTGGGCGGCTCCTGGGCGGACGACAATACCGAGGTTTTGCGTGAGATCGCGTCCCGCGGGCATGAACTGGGCAATCACGGCTACTTTCATAAAGACCACGACAAACTGAACGCGGCGGAAAACCGTCAGGAAATATATCTTTGCGGCGAACTGGTGCGGGCTTTGACCGACGCGCAGATTAAACTGTTCGCGCCGCCCTCGGGTGCCTACTCGCCGACTACGGTAGAAGTCGCAAAGGAATTGGGATATAAAGTCATTATGTGGTCGAAAGATACCATCGATTGGCGCGACCACGACGAACAACTCGTCTTCTCGCGCGCCACGCAAAAGGCGTCGGGAGGGGATCTCGTTTTGATGCATCCGACCAAACATACCGCCGCGGCGTTGCCCGCGGTGCTCGAATACTATAAAGAACATTCGCTGCACGCCGTGACCGTATCGGAAAATATCAGCGGTCTGGAAAAGGTTTAG
- a CDS encoding polyketide cyclase translates to MITDLSDCAWRSDISRIEVFEQGNKFTEISTGGVETRFIVTDFQPVTRYAFSMENENFVGDWTGELSESGGKTLAVFTENIRPKRKILIVPAYFYMRLQQKTYFRDLKRALHETE, encoded by the coding sequence GTGATTACCGATTTAAGCGATTGTGCCTGGCGCTCGGATATTTCCCGCATCGAGGTTTTTGAACAGGGAAATAAATTTACCGAAATTTCGACGGGCGGCGTGGAAACGCGGTTTATTGTCACGGATTTTCAGCCTGTTACCCGATATGCCTTTTCGATGGAAAATGAAAATTTCGTCGGGGACTGGACGGGTGAATTGAGCGAATCGGGAGGAAAGACGCTCGCCGTTTTTACCGAAAATATTCGGCCGAAACGTAAGATTCTCATTGTGCCCGCCTATTTCTATATGCGCTTGCAGCAAAAAACATATTTCCGTGATTTGAAACGCGCGCTGCATGAAACCGAATAG
- a CDS encoding M16 family metallopeptidase, which yields MTYYKKFDSGLRLIVKKIEGLWSVSTGIIVGTGSTFETDGENGISHFIEHMMFKGTDKRTAFEISDAMDRIGAQVNAFTSKEITCYYSKSTSDHAGEAFEILSDFFLNSVFPEDEMEREKGVVLEEISMTEDTPDDLCFDVLAQAFYGNRGYGRSILGPAKNVSSFTRENLLEYIQKRYAPENIVISFAGNIDEKYAEELVETYIESKIPKRKREDRKPEIFYPSQSLFKKKDIEQVHFALAFPSFRRDDKMLDAGNLMNYVLGGGMSSRLFQKVREQLGLAYSVYSYISAYTECGSLIVYAGVNPQSAEKAFAAVRGEISRLCKDGITEEELVRGREQLRSSLILGQESTASQMLVYGKHLLFTDEIFDFDARVSAIDTLTRDDVARAIDVSFREEKMAAGAVGKLDKPFLLH from the coding sequence ATGACGTATTACAAGAAATTCGACAGCGGACTAAGGCTCATCGTGAAGAAGATCGAGGGGCTGTGGTCGGTCAGTACGGGCATCATCGTGGGCACCGGCTCGACCTTTGAAACGGACGGCGAAAACGGAATATCGCACTTCATCGAACACATGATGTTCAAGGGGACGGATAAACGCACTGCGTTTGAGATCTCCGATGCGATGGACCGTATCGGCGCGCAGGTCAACGCCTTTACTTCCAAGGAGATCACCTGCTACTATTCCAAATCCACCTCGGACCATGCGGGGGAGGCTTTTGAAATTTTATCCGATTTCTTTTTGAATTCCGTCTTTCCCGAAGACGAGATGGAGCGCGAAAAAGGAGTTGTTCTCGAGGAAATTTCCATGACCGAAGACACGCCCGACGATCTGTGTTTCGATGTTCTCGCACAGGCGTTTTACGGCAATCGCGGCTACGGCAGGAGTATTTTAGGGCCGGCGAAAAACGTTTCGTCCTTTACCCGCGAAAATCTTTTGGAATATATTCAAAAGCGATATGCGCCCGAAAATATCGTAATTTCTTTTGCGGGAAATATAGACGAAAAATATGCTGAAGAACTTGTGGAAACCTATATCGAAAGCAAGATCCCCAAGCGCAAAAGAGAGGACCGCAAGCCCGAAATTTTCTATCCATCGCAGAGCCTTTTCAAGAAAAAAGATATCGAACAGGTGCATTTCGCGCTCGCGTTTCCCTCGTTTCGCCGCGACGATAAAATGCTCGACGCGGGAAATCTGATGAACTATGTTCTCGGCGGCGGCATGAGTTCGCGCCTGTTTCAGAAAGTGCGCGAGCAGTTGGGGTTGGCGTATTCCGTCTATTCGTATATTTCCGCCTATACCGAATGCGGTTCGCTGATCGTGTACGCGGGTGTAAATCCGCAGAGTGCGGAAAAGGCGTTCGCGGCGGTGCGCGGCGAGATCAGCCGCCTTTGCAAGGACGGTATTACCGAAGAGGAACTCGTGCGCGGCAGGGAACAGTTGAGGTCTTCCCTCATTCTGGGACAGGAGAGCACGGCTTCCCAGATGCTCGTGTACGGTAAACATCTTCTCTTTACAGATGAGATCTTCGACTTCGATGCCCGCGTTTCCGCCATCGATACGCTCACTCGGGACGACGTCGCCCGTGCCATCGATGTAAGTTTCCGCGAGGAAAAGATGGCTGCGGGGGCGGTCGGGAAGTTAGACAAGCCTTTCCTGCTTCATTAA
- a CDS encoding DNA-deoxyinosine glycosylase — protein sequence MSDIIGGFEPVYQPNDSRLLILGSFPSVKSRKVEFYYGNKQNRFWKMLCGYFRKDIPTDTAGKISFLYEHKIALWDAVSSCEIEGSSDSKIRNYEIADIGRLIGLCPLRAILLNGTTAYRIFLEKYQNVSVPYFCMPSTSPANTRYSERVWFERLDELYKGEIKNDRL from the coding sequence ATGTCAGACATAATCGGCGGTTTTGAACCTGTTTATCAACCGAATGACAGCCGTCTTTTGATTTTGGGAAGTTTTCCTTCCGTGAAGAGCCGTAAGGTCGAGTTCTATTATGGAAACAAACAAAACCGATTCTGGAAAATGCTGTGCGGGTATTTTCGGAAAGATATTCCGACGGATACGGCGGGAAAAATTTCATTTTTATATGAACATAAGATCGCCTTGTGGGACGCGGTATCTTCCTGCGAGATAGAGGGTTCTTCCGACAGTAAGATCCGAAACTACGAGATCGCGGATATCGGGCGTTTGATCGGGCTTTGTCCGCTGCGGGCGATATTGTTGAACGGCACGACGGCGTATCGTATCTTTCTTGAAAAATATCAGAATGTATCGGTGCCGTATTTTTGTATGCCCTCGACCAGTCCCGCCAATACGCGGTATTCCGAAAGGGTTTGGTTTGAACGGCTTGACGAACTGTACAAAGGAGAAATAAAAAATGATCGCTTATGA
- the hemW gene encoding radical SAM family heme chaperone HemW — translation MAGIYIHIPFCKSKCRYCDFTSYPSKLAFADAYMACVYKEMKLRAKDLSDKSFDTVYIGGGTPSVIDGKYIAGCMNQIRKLYKLSANAEITVEINPGTLTKEKAEAYKRAGINRFSIGLQSSSDVLLEEIGRAHNAAQYLETCEMLGDANKSADIMIGLKGQTVSDVLGSIDFALRGGVRHVSVYALTPEDGTPVYSDYLNGELPDGDEVAAMYDAARGCLKERGFARYEVSNFAVPGFESRHNLNYWRRGEYIGFGVSASSFMGGRRFTNTPDLDEYIKCILTDFYPVVDNEKIEGEDAKFEYVMLALRTEKGLSAEDYSAAFGSDFFKDFSKPLERQKNYLAFENGYVRIREEYLYVQNTVIIDFLQQQQ, via the coding sequence ATGGCAGGCATCTATATTCATATCCCGTTTTGTAAATCGAAATGCCGTTACTGCGATTTCACCTCGTATCCCTCCAAATTGGCGTTCGCGGACGCGTACATGGCTTGCGTCTATAAAGAAATGAAACTGCGAGCGAAAGATCTGTCGGACAAGTCCTTCGATACCGTCTATATCGGCGGGGGAACGCCTTCCGTCATCGACGGGAAATATATCGCGGGCTGCATGAATCAGATCCGAAAATTATACAAACTTTCCGCAAACGCGGAGATCACCGTAGAGATCAATCCCGGCACGCTCACGAAAGAAAAGGCGGAGGCATATAAACGCGCGGGGATCAACCGTTTTTCGATCGGACTGCAATCCTCGTCGGACGTTCTTTTGGAAGAGATCGGGCGCGCGCATAACGCGGCGCAGTATCTGGAAACGTGCGAAATGCTGGGCGACGCGAACAAGAGCGCGGATATCATGATCGGGCTGAAAGGGCAGACAGTTTCCGACGTGCTCGGATCCATTGATTTTGCGCTGCGCGGCGGCGTACGCCACGTTTCCGTGTATGCGCTGACGCCCGAGGACGGCACGCCCGTCTATTCCGACTATCTGAATGGAGAATTGCCCGACGGCGACGAAGTTGCCGCCATGTACGACGCGGCGCGAGGCTGTCTGAAAGAGCGCGGCTTTGCCCGTTATGAGGTGAGCAATTTTGCGGTCCCCGGTTTTGAAAGCAGGCACAATCTCAATTATTGGCGCCGCGGCGAATATATCGGGTTCGGCGTTTCGGCAAGTTCCTTTATGGGCGGCCGCCGTTTTACGAATACGCCCGATCTGGACGAGTACATCAAGTGTATCCTGACCGATTTTTACCCCGTCGTGGACAATGAAAAAATCGAAGGAGAAGATGCGAAATTCGAATACGTGATGCTCGCCCTGCGCACGGAAAAGGGACTTTCGGCGGAGGATTATTCCGCGGCTTTCGGCTCGGATTTCTTTAAAGATTTTTCCAAGCCGCTCGAAAGACAAAAAAACTATCTCGCGTTTGAGAACGGGTACGTCCGTATCCGCGAAGAATATTTATACGTGCAGAATACCGTCATCATCGATTTTCTGCAACAACAGCAATGA
- a CDS encoding MGMT family protein: MESGFFQQVYEIVQKIPVGCVATYGQIARLCGNPRASRAVGYALHVNPLPGKIPCHRVVNRFGGLAPAFAFGGADVQRNLLTAEGVSFSDEYTVALDKHLWDPFG; encoded by the coding sequence ATGGAAAGCGGTTTTTTTCAACAGGTCTATGAAATCGTGCAAAAGATCCCCGTCGGCTGCGTGGCGACGTACGGTCAGATCGCGCGCCTTTGCGGCAATCCCCGCGCTTCGCGCGCGGTGGGGTATGCGCTGCACGTCAATCCCTTGCCGGGGAAAATTCCCTGTCATCGCGTGGTCAACCGTTTCGGCGGGCTTGCGCCCGCGTTCGCGTTCGGCGGCGCGGACGTTCAGCGCAATCTGTTAACGGCGGAGGGCGTATCGTTTTCCGACGAATATACGGTCGCGCTCGACAAACATTTGTGGGACCCGTTCGGGTAA
- a CDS encoding glycerophosphodiester phosphodiesterase family protein, with protein MRIPENSFLRTTPIAHRGLHDIKKGIPENSYAAYQAAIDKNYAIEMDVRFSKDGKLVVFHDDTLDRTTEAKGPAISKTRNELLELHLQGTQQKIPVFEEFLEFVGGKAPLLIELKNVPERKDLVRATLAALKNYKGEFALQSFQPKYVYQMKKQAPQILRGQLATIPLKEESMPAVQKWALKNMPFHFLTKPDFISFNIANLPFSKARRKNALLLGWTARTEEEYLRVKPMIDNVIFEYITPEKL; from the coding sequence ATGAGAATTCCCGAAAACAGTTTTTTAAGGACGACGCCGATCGCCCACCGCGGCCTGCACGATATAAAAAAAGGCATCCCGGAAAATTCCTACGCCGCTTATCAGGCGGCGATCGACAAAAACTACGCCATAGAAATGGACGTGCGTTTTTCAAAAGACGGAAAACTCGTCGTCTTTCACGACGACACGCTGGACAGGACGACAGAGGCGAAAGGCCCCGCCATCTCGAAAACGAGAAACGAACTACTCGAACTGCACTTACAGGGCACGCAGCAAAAAATTCCCGTATTCGAGGAATTCCTCGAATTTGTCGGAGGGAAAGCGCCCCTTCTCATCGAACTGAAAAACGTACCCGAGCGAAAAGATCTCGTAAGAGCGACGCTTGCGGCATTAAAAAACTACAAGGGCGAATTTGCACTGCAATCCTTTCAGCCGAAATATGTGTACCAGATGAAAAAGCAAGCCCCGCAGATCTTACGCGGGCAACTCGCGACGATCCCCTTAAAAGAAGAGAGCATGCCCGCCGTGCAGAAATGGGCGCTGAAAAACATGCCTTTCCATTTTTTGACCAAACCCGACTTTATCAGTTTCAATATCGCAAATCTTCCTTTCTCCAAAGCGAGGAGAAAAAACGCTTTGCTCCTCGGCTGGACGGCGCGCACCGAAGAGGAATATCTCCGCGTCAAGCCCATGATCGATAACGTGATATTTGAGTATATCACCCCCGAAAAACTATGA
- the acpP gene encoding acyl carrier protein: protein MFEKVRDMLAKQLNLKPEAIALESDVVKDLGADSLDVVELLISLEDDYGISIPEDDIVNVKTVKDIVDMIEKLQ from the coding sequence ATGTTTGAAAAGGTAAGAGATATGCTCGCGAAACAGTTGAATTTAAAACCCGAAGCCATTGCTTTGGAAAGCGACGTTGTAAAAGATCTCGGCGCGGATTCGCTCGACGTAGTGGAGTTGTTGATCTCTTTGGAAGACGATTACGGTATTTCCATTCCCGAAGACGATATCGTGAACGTCAAGACGGTCAAAGACATCGTAGACATGATCGAAAAATTACAATAA